The proteins below come from a single Polynucleobacter necessarius genomic window:
- a CDS encoding PD-(D/E)XK nuclease family protein, which produces MPQPFPAISDQKQVLSWAITPDASALEQLAGGIWDCVVQTGQRPLVVLSTAGPLIGVRAALEKYRPDNLPNNIALLPKVMSFADWLEAAPGAWKFPKKQPDLERWLSVYSALRNHPDLQAWFKSETESGAWGLAQAIVKACDTLSKTISPQLQVLLRAFMNQDSSQWAAFTEASQAQAQQLLDTTITRVYSGMARKVVDQETKVLLTFWRYTASVSDPAFRNQFAMAAHLDALANHHVPARPLIWVETADPTSIDQEIIHQFLGEYAQYAPAIEVKMDWREAGLWPEAIGSAEAQGAAAANAKRTHSSRWKLISAKRFEELAWATAKRVEQHLIDGKTKVALVAQDRLVARRARALLARLGPALNIRDETGWKLSTTRVAAALNSWLELIRSPKDGPSAEVLLEFLQNPFIDLEKILQRDAAGCIGLIAELEDILVASKAESGWKTFYLAVEGAQENAAKTMSRMPSTALLELLQFVKERHHEWLTLKVDCKKAYFLLQSNLQATGLEQGLEQDSAGKQLLEVLKTFDLGKTQYQETSIRLSEWLSLLKIVIEEASYKEASKEAQATLSILPLSSTRMRDFDAVVIVGCDEQQLPAYAEPPLFFSDALNQPLKTSTIALQFIQQARDLSQLLVSCAHVDLLWQSKSNNGEPLRPSAWIQRLQNQIAWEALPTQLDKRLFDAKPMDMAVAHVEEALPMPLSMSPSAYKALRDCPYRYYVRSLLGLRKNKGFDEGFDASLAGQTLHKLLKRFCQALKTHEHTNSAIKTDREQRRAWMEKHLSLYSEQEFAQLIEGDARVMGTLRDWQKQIPSFIDWQLQREQAGWEYFDGEVKVGFGLPFEDDQGERRTIRIEGFADRYDVQTENAKIASVLDYKNQRYERVKVRAEHLLDDPQLLIYARAANGDQENHKLAGHQVQQAEWVALKADLSKGDQKAIRSQEVGDMSVLLKEFNAQITEDIEQLWAKKPMHAFAPEGVCQYCEARGICRKGIW; this is translated from the coding sequence ATGCCGCAGCCATTTCCCGCCATTTCCGATCAAAAGCAAGTGTTGTCTTGGGCAATCACGCCCGATGCCAGCGCTTTGGAACAGTTGGCAGGGGGCATTTGGGATTGTGTAGTGCAAACTGGACAACGCCCCTTGGTGGTGCTCAGTACTGCTGGCCCGCTGATTGGTGTGCGGGCAGCGCTAGAAAAATACCGACCAGACAACCTACCAAATAACATCGCGCTCTTACCCAAAGTCATGAGCTTTGCAGATTGGTTGGAAGCAGCGCCCGGTGCATGGAAGTTTCCCAAGAAACAACCTGATTTGGAGCGGTGGTTGAGTGTGTACTCCGCCTTACGCAATCATCCGGACTTGCAGGCGTGGTTTAAATCCGAGACCGAAAGTGGTGCATGGGGTTTGGCGCAAGCGATTGTGAAAGCGTGTGACACCTTATCCAAAACTATTAGTCCACAGCTACAAGTGCTATTGCGAGCATTCATGAATCAGGATTCCTCTCAGTGGGCAGCGTTTACTGAGGCATCGCAAGCACAGGCTCAACAGTTACTCGACACCACTATCACGCGGGTCTATTCCGGTATGGCGCGCAAAGTCGTAGACCAAGAGACCAAAGTGCTTCTGACTTTTTGGCGCTATACCGCCAGTGTGAGCGATCCTGCATTTCGAAATCAGTTTGCGATGGCAGCCCATCTTGATGCCCTAGCTAACCACCACGTTCCTGCAAGACCGCTGATTTGGGTGGAGACTGCTGATCCCACATCTATTGATCAAGAAATCATTCATCAATTTCTGGGTGAGTATGCACAATATGCGCCAGCGATCGAAGTCAAAATGGATTGGCGTGAGGCAGGGCTGTGGCCAGAAGCTATTGGTTCCGCGGAGGCGCAAGGTGCTGCTGCGGCAAATGCCAAACGCACACACAGCAGTCGGTGGAAATTAATTTCTGCAAAACGCTTTGAAGAGTTGGCCTGGGCAACGGCCAAAAGAGTAGAGCAGCATTTGATCGATGGTAAGACCAAAGTCGCGCTGGTAGCGCAAGACCGTTTGGTCGCGAGAAGGGCGCGCGCACTACTGGCGCGTCTCGGCCCAGCCTTAAATATTCGGGATGAGACTGGCTGGAAACTTTCGACAACACGAGTGGCTGCTGCACTTAATAGCTGGTTGGAACTCATTCGATCACCTAAAGATGGGCCCAGCGCAGAAGTTTTGTTGGAGTTCTTGCAAAATCCGTTTATCGATCTTGAAAAAATTCTGCAACGTGATGCAGCGGGATGTATTGGCCTCATTGCAGAGCTTGAAGATATTTTGGTGGCGAGTAAAGCCGAGTCTGGCTGGAAAACATTCTATTTAGCCGTTGAAGGCGCGCAGGAGAACGCTGCAAAAACAATGAGCAGGATGCCCAGCACAGCTCTATTGGAGTTATTGCAGTTTGTGAAGGAGCGTCATCATGAGTGGCTGACTCTAAAAGTGGATTGTAAAAAGGCGTATTTCTTATTACAGAGCAATCTTCAGGCAACTGGCTTGGAGCAGGGTCTGGAGCAAGACTCCGCTGGCAAGCAATTGTTAGAGGTACTCAAGACATTTGATTTAGGCAAAACACAGTACCAAGAGACGTCGATTCGGTTAAGTGAGTGGTTGAGCTTACTCAAAATCGTCATCGAGGAGGCGAGTTACAAAGAGGCTAGCAAAGAAGCACAAGCAACACTTAGCATCTTGCCTCTGAGCTCTACAAGGATGCGGGATTTTGATGCTGTAGTCATTGTGGGTTGCGATGAACAGCAATTGCCAGCGTATGCAGAGCCACCGTTATTTTTCTCCGATGCACTCAATCAACCCCTGAAGACCTCAACGATTGCCCTGCAGTTCATACAGCAAGCTAGAGACCTTTCGCAATTATTAGTCTCTTGCGCGCATGTTGATCTACTCTGGCAAAGTAAAAGCAATAACGGAGAGCCATTGCGTCCATCCGCCTGGATACAGCGCTTACAAAACCAAATCGCTTGGGAGGCGTTGCCAACACAATTAGATAAACGCCTGTTTGATGCCAAACCCATGGACATGGCAGTAGCGCATGTTGAGGAAGCATTGCCAATGCCGCTGTCCATGAGCCCGAGTGCTTACAAAGCCCTGCGGGATTGCCCGTATCGCTATTACGTACGCAGCCTATTAGGCCTTCGTAAAAATAAGGGGTTTGATGAAGGGTTTGATGCTTCCTTGGCGGGGCAGACCTTACATAAATTGCTTAAGCGTTTTTGTCAGGCACTGAAAACCCATGAACATACCAACTCGGCAATCAAAACCGATCGGGAGCAACGACGCGCTTGGATGGAAAAACATCTCTCCTTGTATTCGGAGCAAGAGTTTGCTCAGTTAATTGAGGGTGATGCCAGAGTCATGGGAACTTTAAGGGATTGGCAAAAACAAATTCCGAGTTTTATTGATTGGCAGTTGCAACGCGAGCAGGCTGGTTGGGAATATTTTGATGGCGAAGTAAAGGTTGGATTTGGTTTGCCATTTGAGGATGACCAAGGCGAACGGAGAACTATTCGCATTGAAGGATTTGCGGATCGCTATGATGTTCAAACAGAAAACGCCAAAATAGCATCGGTGCTGGATTACAAAAACCAACGCTATGAGCGCGTGAAGGTGCGAGCTGAGCACTTGTTGGATGATCCACAGCTATTAATCTATGCTCGCGCCGCCAATGGGGATCAAGAAAATCACAAATTGGCTGGTCACCAAGTGCAGCAGGCCGAGTGGGTTGCTTTAAAAGCCGATCTATCCAAGGGTGACCAAAAAGCCATCCGCTCTCAAGAAGTGGGTGACATGTCAGTCTTATTAAAGGAGTTCAACGCCCAAATTACCGAGGACATTGAGCAACTTTGGGCTAAAAAGCCCATGCACGCTTTTGCGCCCGAAGGTGTTTGCCAATACTGTGAGGCACGCGGTATTTGTAGAAAGGGTATCTGGTGA
- the trxA gene encoding thioredoxin TrxA — MNAGIKYVTDASFEQDVLKSDKPVLLDFWAEWCGPCKMIGPILEELSGEYSNKLQIAKMNVDENQGVPTQFNIRGIPTLILFKNGTVAAQKVGALAKSQLTAFIDSHL, encoded by the coding sequence ATGAATGCCGGCATTAAATATGTAACTGACGCCTCTTTCGAACAAGACGTCCTCAAATCCGATAAACCTGTCCTGCTCGATTTTTGGGCGGAATGGTGTGGTCCTTGCAAAATGATTGGCCCCATCCTAGAAGAGCTTTCTGGTGAGTACAGCAACAAATTGCAAATCGCCAAAATGAATGTGGATGAGAACCAAGGCGTGCCAACCCAGTTCAATATTCGTGGCATTCCAACCCTGATCCTATTCAAAAACGGCACCGTAGCTGCTCAAAAAGTAGGCGCTTTGGCTAAATCGCAGTTGACCGCATTTATCGATAGTCATCTGTAA
- a CDS encoding type B 50S ribosomal protein L31 has protein sequence MKPGIHPEYREIVFLDVSNNFSFKTRSTMATKETIKWEDGNEYPLAKIETSSESHPFYTGTQKIMDTAGRVEKFRQKFGSKAVAKASGDGAARTAEKKAAAAEAKAAEKATKKKA, from the coding sequence ATGAAACCTGGCATTCACCCTGAATATCGTGAAATCGTCTTTTTGGACGTTTCTAATAATTTCAGTTTCAAGACTCGCTCCACTATGGCCACGAAAGAGACCATCAAGTGGGAAGACGGCAATGAATATCCATTAGCCAAGATCGAGACTTCTTCTGAATCACACCCTTTCTACACTGGTACCCAAAAAATCATGGATACCGCTGGTCGTGTTGAGAAATTCCGTCAGAAATTCGGTAGCAAAGCGGTTGCGAAAGCTTCTGGCGATGGCGCTGCAAGAACTGCTGAGAAAAAAGCGGCGGCTGCAGAAGCCAAAGCTGCTGAAAAAGCAACCAAGAAGAAGGCTTAA
- a CDS encoding ArnT family glycosyltransferase: protein MVKLTAAATRSIPRIIIFALTIVYGFAGLFFRDPWKNEDAIGFGGMWTLFRGNSLDWIVPHLAGRALSLGSPLPYWMGATLIQLFSGWIGAANAARLYSAICFFAAALAIWYATYLLGRRREVQPMALAVGGQPDMKSYGMTLADGALLIFLACVGLAQRAHETTPMMAQLMGISIVLYGTVRGLDKPWQGGLWTGLGIAIVALSSNLTLSLIIVTSTIIAVIASNAKLRFLWTLTSTVIGLIGFAVWPILWYVFDLPTSWRHIAQEGWHNVPEMRSTPSLESLSFLSVNFWAYAWPVWPLAAISLAHWGRVKEAGAWRAPHLCIPLSLFIGSLIYVLFRLEANEHDLMILIPSLSIIAAFSLPILKRSMISFIDWFAMFSFTLIALAIWIIWLAKVTGFPESTAANIARFLPGFEGQFNWLAFIVALAITGVWLAVVRWRTSRAPKEIWRCLIISASGTTLMWVLLMTLWLPTINFAKTYRPVSVRLAQVVPSGGGCIDTSNIGPAQLASFDYFTKLTLRDDPDCPWMLTQNQLEAQAYARPNNKKVHLLWEDRRAADRDERLRLYEVIPE from the coding sequence ATGGTCAAACTCACCGCTGCTGCCACTCGATCGATTCCACGCATCATCATTTTTGCGTTGACGATTGTCTATGGTTTCGCAGGTCTTTTCTTTCGGGATCCTTGGAAGAATGAAGACGCGATTGGTTTTGGCGGGATGTGGACTTTATTTCGTGGCAACTCGCTCGATTGGATCGTGCCCCACTTAGCAGGTCGCGCTCTTTCTCTCGGATCACCACTGCCCTACTGGATGGGCGCCACTCTGATTCAATTATTTAGCGGCTGGATTGGTGCAGCCAATGCTGCGCGTTTGTATTCAGCGATTTGTTTCTTTGCAGCAGCGTTAGCCATTTGGTATGCCACCTATTTATTAGGTCGTCGGCGTGAAGTGCAACCGATGGCTCTGGCAGTTGGCGGACAACCGGACATGAAGAGTTACGGCATGACACTTGCCGATGGCGCATTACTCATCTTTTTGGCATGCGTCGGTCTTGCGCAGCGCGCTCATGAAACTACACCCATGATGGCGCAACTCATGGGCATCAGTATCGTGCTCTATGGGACTGTGCGTGGCTTAGATAAGCCCTGGCAAGGTGGATTGTGGACCGGCTTAGGAATTGCCATTGTGGCACTGTCGAGCAACCTCACATTAAGCCTCATCATCGTTACCTCTACCATCATTGCTGTAATCGCGAGTAACGCGAAATTGCGTTTTCTGTGGACTCTCACGAGCACAGTCATCGGCCTAATCGGTTTTGCTGTTTGGCCTATCCTTTGGTATGTCTTCGATTTGCCGACTTCATGGCGACACATTGCCCAAGAGGGTTGGCACAATGTACCTGAGATGCGCTCAACCCCATCCTTGGAATCCTTAAGCTTTTTGAGCGTGAACTTCTGGGCCTACGCATGGCCTGTGTGGCCGCTAGCCGCCATCTCCTTAGCGCACTGGGGTCGCGTGAAAGAAGCCGGTGCATGGCGCGCCCCTCATCTGTGTATTCCGCTCAGTCTATTTATTGGTAGCTTGATTTATGTTCTGTTTCGTTTGGAAGCCAACGAACATGACCTCATGATCCTGATTCCAAGTCTATCGATCATTGCCGCCTTTAGCTTACCGATTCTCAAGCGCAGCATGATTAGCTTTATTGATTGGTTTGCGATGTTTAGCTTTACGCTCATCGCATTGGCTATTTGGATTATCTGGCTGGCTAAAGTGACCGGCTTTCCAGAATCCACCGCAGCCAACATCGCTCGCTTTCTGCCAGGCTTTGAGGGTCAATTTAATTGGCTGGCATTTATCGTTGCTCTTGCAATTACGGGGGTTTGGTTAGCAGTCGTGCGTTGGAGAACATCGCGCGCCCCGAAAGAAATTTGGCGTTGCTTGATTATTTCTGCATCGGGTACAACCTTGATGTGGGTGCTCCTCATGACCTTATGGCTGCCTACCATTAACTTCGCTAAAACGTATCGCCCTGTATCCGTTCGCTTGGCACAAGTAGTGCCCTCTGGCGGAGGCTGTATTGATACTAGCAATATCGGTCCAGCCCAGTTAGCGTCGTTTGATTACTTTACAAAACTCACTCTGCGTGATGATCCCGATTGCCCTTGGATGCTCACGCAGAATCAATTGGAAGCACAGGCCTACGCACGCCCGAACAATAAGAAAGTGCATCTCCTTTGGGAAGATCGTCGTGCCGCAGACCGCGATGAACGCTTACGTCTTTACGAAGTCATTCCGGAATAA
- a CDS encoding MATE family efflux transporter: MLHFKLSRLREDIPALLKLAGPLLIGQLAVIAFGVLDTAMTARYSANDLAALAMASAIFISVYVGLTGVVSALAPIAGQLFAAKRLSDIGEEVRQATWLALGLTILGCWILLNAQPLLAISRVAPEIESNARLYLSILALGLPASMGMRVLMTLHNAVSRPAVITVVQLIGLALKLPLNLLFIYGGLGIEGMGGPGCAVATVIINWSWLLMTLGFVVFDRFYRPFKIFERFSLPNWHRIWTLLKLGTPIGFSYLIEVTSFTLMSLFIARLGTTALAGHQIVANIGTAIYMVPLSLSIATMTLVSQSIGANQQERAEEIGWSSVFFTTALCITIGVAVWVFRIQLLNLYDLPQEVKAFSIPLFLFIAFYQVFDALQVTAAFILRAYRIAFWPMVIYAGSLWGVGLGGGYLMGFNVLGNTPPFLQGANGFWAGNSISLGLAACLLLYLFRKTAGRYEKTHPPVEV, from the coding sequence GTGCTGCACTTTAAGCTATCGCGTCTTCGCGAGGATATTCCTGCTCTACTAAAACTTGCTGGCCCTCTCTTAATTGGTCAGCTCGCAGTCATCGCATTTGGTGTTTTAGATACCGCTATGACCGCACGCTATTCTGCTAATGACTTGGCTGCTCTTGCCATGGCCTCGGCCATCTTCATTAGCGTCTACGTTGGCTTAACGGGGGTTGTCTCAGCGCTTGCACCGATCGCTGGGCAACTGTTTGCCGCCAAACGCTTGAGCGATATCGGTGAAGAGGTGCGTCAAGCTACCTGGCTAGCATTGGGTCTCACCATTTTAGGTTGCTGGATACTGCTCAATGCCCAACCCCTGTTAGCAATCTCACGGGTAGCACCCGAAATTGAAAGCAATGCCCGATTGTATTTAAGTATCTTGGCGTTAGGCCTGCCTGCCAGTATGGGCATGCGCGTATTGATGACGCTTCACAATGCCGTGTCGCGTCCTGCAGTGATCACGGTAGTGCAGTTGATTGGTTTAGCACTCAAGCTACCGTTAAATTTGCTCTTCATTTACGGCGGTCTTGGTATTGAGGGTATGGGTGGGCCTGGTTGCGCAGTGGCTACCGTCATCATCAACTGGTCATGGCTATTGATGACGCTGGGCTTTGTTGTATTTGATCGCTTTTATCGCCCCTTCAAAATCTTTGAACGCTTTAGCCTACCCAATTGGCATCGCATCTGGACTCTTTTGAAACTGGGAACACCCATTGGCTTTAGTTATTTGATTGAAGTGACTTCATTCACACTCATGTCATTGTTTATTGCCCGCTTAGGGACTACCGCCTTGGCTGGCCATCAAATTGTGGCAAACATAGGGACCGCCATTTACATGGTGCCCCTCTCACTCTCGATTGCAACCATGACATTGGTATCGCAATCGATTGGCGCCAATCAACAAGAGCGCGCCGAAGAAATTGGCTGGTCGTCCGTGTTCTTTACAACCGCGCTGTGCATCACGATTGGCGTTGCGGTTTGGGTATTTCGCATTCAATTGCTGAATTTATATGATTTACCACAAGAGGTCAAAGCGTTTTCCATTCCACTATTTCTATTTATCGCGTTTTATCAAGTCTTTGATGCCCTGCAAGTGACTGCTGCATTTATTCTGCGAGCCTATCGCATCGCATTTTGGCCAATGGTCATTTATGCAGGTTCACTTTGGGGCGTTGGCCTAGGTGGCGGTTACCTAATGGGCTTTAATGTGCTTGGTAATACGCCCCCCTTCTTGCAAGGGGCCAACGGTTTTTGGGCTGGCAACAGCATCAGCCTCGGACTCGCAGCGTGTTTACTGCTATACCTCTTTCGAAAAACGGCGGGGCGTTACGAGAAAACGCATCCACCTGTTGAAGTTTAG
- a CDS encoding glycine zipper family protein: MKRFTRRAILSVSVLASLASLVGCVSAPTGPTIAIMPREGKSFEVFQQEDQQCREFAANAVKDTSSAALKEGATSAAIGAALGAAAGAVIRGGSSQNIGTGTGVGLLGGAAMGAMNSAGKQNQAQTQYNIAYQQCMYAKGNQVPSHAVPVANPSYR, from the coding sequence ATGAAACGATTTACGCGCCGTGCCATTCTTTCGGTTTCAGTGTTGGCATCTTTAGCTAGTTTGGTGGGATGTGTATCTGCACCGACAGGACCCACAATCGCTATCATGCCGCGCGAAGGCAAGTCATTTGAAGTCTTTCAGCAAGAAGATCAGCAGTGTCGCGAGTTTGCAGCCAATGCCGTAAAAGATACGAGCAGTGCGGCGTTAAAAGAGGGCGCCACGAGCGCTGCTATTGGAGCTGCACTCGGTGCGGCAGCAGGTGCTGTCATTCGGGGCGGTAGTAGTCAAAATATCGGTACTGGTACTGGCGTAGGATTGCTTGGCGGTGCTGCCATGGGCGCAATGAATTCTGCTGGTAAGCAAAATCAAGCGCAAACGCAATACAACATCGCGTATCAACAGTGTATGTATGCCAAAGGCAATCAAGTGCCTAGCCATGCAGTGCCAGTAGCGAACCCCAGCTACCGCTAA